The genomic interval TATAAGTCatccacgaaaaaatattactttttatttcaaatatattaatttttattgtaaatatggataTGATTTATCTGCCTCAcgaataaagatccgtgagaccgtcttattaAAGACCTACTttagaataaattatttatcaaacacCACCGATTTCTCGTTTATCtttccatttttattttaaacacaCTACAAGGAAATTGGTTAAATAACTTCGATCAATATCAGAGGATGTCATTGTGTGAGGCACATTTACTCTAACGACAATTAATGATCAAACAATAATGGTTTGACTTAAAATTGCAGCGGAAAAAggtttaaaatactttaaaacggacctcagggcctagaaaaatttcggcatgacctccccgtaagtaggacatcccgAAAACTCAAACCAcagtttatatcaaaatatagtCCAACTAGAGTCATTAAAACAACAACCAAAGTCAacaacctatagccgcactgaCCAGGACTAAACAGAATTTAAAACTTACCAAATACTCACCAGATCAAGAATATTACAGAGTCGCCTCAGAACATAACCAGAACAACCAAATATCAATATAGAtacacggggcatctccccgACAAATAACGTACAATACAAGCCTGAAAcaaactcaagacatacatataGACTAACTGGGAGACTCCACTGAACAGAACCAAGTAATCCAACCTCAATCCCGAGCTCCACTGGCGGAACCTCGGCCTGATGCTAAAAAACGACTCGGGAGATCTACCATGGTGCCCAAAAAGCAACCACAGCAGCCCCCCCAGTAAGCAACTGAGGTTAGGATTCTGGTATGAAACAGTTCAAcaataacataaatcatgcataatcatataatgaaatgtaatatgcaatgcatgaaaggctcaacgaataatcgggataacaggagccaacaaacggtacgataacaactggaataatgctcgagcaacaACACAGGGGAGCTACATCGTCATGCAGCTAAACCGCCCTGCCAAGTATGCGAGGTATGCCAAGCTGTGCTGAAAAACATCCCTGACTCGGCCTCCATACAGCTGATACGCTATAACAGGATGGCACAACAGAACGAACTAGATGACACAATCCCAGCGCTCACCTCAAAAGGCTGCACTAACAACGAGATTGTTCAATCACATCTACGGTCTCATGTGTATAGGCCTATCAGCCACACAATGATCCCGAGATAAACAACAGTGCCAGATAACAACGGATATCAACAATGGGCTAAATAGAACGATAGGGCTCAACATGAATGTCATAACTATATGCCCAATGCTAAATGTCAATAATATGTCATAATAAATAAACATAGATCACAATGAAGGCATTTAACAATTTACAACAGTCAACAAGTCATAAACACGATCCATGTAACACAGAATgacaattaaacataatttatgttttaccgTCGTATGTTACCGAGCTGTAACATACCTATACCAACTCGACAATCCAATAATAACTTCACTTCAATACCCTTGGCCTAAACAAAGCAAGAATAAACCGATCATGAACTACATTCCATACCAATGTCCAATTTTGGCACAAAAGAGCATAAAATTCGTATCTCGCTCAATATTAACTCAAATCAATATCCGCCAATTGAAAATGAAAGATAACTCAAATATCTAAGTTTCTCCAGTTAAAACCATCTTCAGAATCTCAGTAAATTATTCTCAGAATTTCCAAGAACACTCTGTTACTTACGAATTCGCGGACAGAATCTCACACACTGAGCAGTTCCAGAAAAACGGGCATAATTTGCTCAATTCTTAATGGAATTTAACGAATTTTATATCATTACGAAGATAACACATAGCTCTACAACTTTCTTTTGAATCACAAGTCCAGAATCCGAGCGCATAATTGACAAAAACTCGAATTACAGTAGGTGTCCTGCACATCACCATTTCAGAATTCGATTTGACACATTTTGgtagaaaaatcatatcaaatccgtTTCTTATCCAAATTCGATGATTCTAGTGGCTATAGAAAGCTAACAAACAGAGCTACAACTTCTTTATAAGTCTTTTCCACAAATTCAAACTACAAAAGTCGCAGCAACCCAAATATTCTCACCCAAAATCGGAAGGATTCTCGCAGAAACAGGGCACCCGAACAGCAGCTTCGATATACCTGAATCCTTGCTCAAACTTCGCGATTTCTGACTTGAATCGAAGCCTAGGATGTTAGGAAGACACCTCTTCAGACCGATCGAGATTTGGATGCCGGACGGAGGAGATATCGCAACTTTCCCACGGCTGCTACATGAGTTGCGAGAATGGGGTTGAAGAAAATGGGTTTTCTtcttctctctcttttttttccttcttttgAAAGTAAGTTGTgtgtgtatgtatgtatatgtatatatatatattgtatttggtTACTAAAATAGTAACTCAAGCCCATTTATCCCGGTCTGTATTTATTTTGCTCTCGTGTattatttaaactctatatgtattttatatcgttAAATTTTCCGATATTCTcgaatacatatttttaacacacttcttgaatttatttgacataaataattattttaatttacaactcaataattattctaattatgccAAAAATTACCGGATAATAAATTACTGGGCCTTACagtcattttcaaaaaaaaaaatttgatcgaggataaaaaataaaatactttGTAACACTACTTAAAAATCTTTTTCGCATTCTTAGTAATTCATAAATTTAAACCCTCATTAGAAACTCTTCCTTagattctgacatttctggtgGAAATGTTAGAACTGTTTTATCTGAGGTTCAAAGCTCTTAATTAATTTGATGTTCGGATGAAGTAGTAGAGAATTGCAACAAAAAGATATCTTGATCGAACGAGCCTCGAGAAATGGGGAAAGAAATAGGTGTACAGAAGTATTCCCAACATCACAAGTTATTGAGTTCGATTCGTCACTCCACCTGCGTATACGATTGGAAACCTGCTCAAAATTGAGGCCATATGAATTCCCTCTTAAGAATTCGCAGACCATTTTCTTTTGGTGTCAGCAAGCTACGATTCTTCTGCACTTCACTCTCCAGTTTCGTATATTCTGCTACTCGCTCGCATTCATCCAACGCGCACACGAAGATTTTTTGTGGGTTTAGTGTATCACTGATTTACGTAGTTGTTTTTGCTCGCAGATGCTACGGAAGAAGAGGGGTTGAGCTGCACTGGGATAGGAACAAAACCAAGTTTCATACACCCCTCTGCGGTTGTTCATCCGGAAGCAGTTCTGGGCCAGGTAGGAAATTCGCTTTCTAGGTGTTGTAATTCGTCATTTCGATTGTTTTCGAGAGGTGGTGGCTTAGATGTCTGGTAGTTCATCCCTTTGATATCAGGGTTTGGCAAAGATTTGAGAATCCTTAAAAGTGCAATTTTAACTGTCTTCGATACATTTGGAGGAGAGTGAAGTTTGCTGAATCTTTGTCAGAATGTAGGGTGTTTCAATTGGCCCTTTTTGTACAGTTGGCCCTTCGGTGAAGTTGGGGAATGCTTGTAAGTTATGCCCTGGGAGCCATGTCTCTGGACATACAGAACTAGGGGATGACTGCATTTTGATGATGTAAGCTGTCATTGTGGCATTAAACTGGGTGATGGTTATATACTTCATTCTATTTTAACTCTAGTGTCCGCTGTGTGTGGCAGGGGTGCAATAGTCGGGGATGATCTTCCAGGTAGAACATTTATTGGATGTAACAATATTATTGGACATCATGCTGTGTTGGGGATTAAATGTCAAGATATGAAATACAAGGTTGGTGGAATGTGGTTAGACGCACTTGCTGCCTTTATGATTTTTCTAAGTTTGACCTATTCGTGCTTGATGATCTCCTGCTCTTGCTCTTACTGTATGATTGAATTGCCATTTTTGGTTGGGACGGGGTTCATGATTGCTTTTTATTGTTCGCCTGTCTTTAAAGTAGTTTAATTGATCATCTTAGCTAGGGACTGAGTGCTTCCTTGAAATTGGTGACAACAATGAGATCAGAGAACATGCATCAATCCATCGATCTTCGAGGCCTAGTGACAGAACAGTATGTCATACTTGCTACTCTTGCTTGTTCATACCTTGCTTTGAAATGTGAGCAACTATCATAATAATCTCATGAACAGGTGATTGGCGATAACAATCTTATTATGGGATCTTGTCACATAGCTCATGACTGCAAAGTGggtaataacaatatttttGCAAATAATACTCTACTGGCTGGACATGTTACCGTGGAGGTTAGTTTTTTGTCTTTTTCCCCTTTGTCATTGCATTTCTCAAAATATTCTCAGACAGAATTAGCTTGTTCATGGGATTGCAAGGTGGTATAAATGATTTATTTGTAGGACTACACTCATACAGCTGGGGCAAGTGTCATCCATCAGTTTTGTCATATTGGTTCTTTTTCTTTCATTGGTGGTGGTTCTGTGGTGAG from Primulina eburnea isolate SZY01 chromosome 17, ASM2296580v1, whole genome shotgun sequence carries:
- the LOC140818643 gene encoding probable acyl-[acyl-carrier-protein]--UDP-N-acetylglucosamine O-acyltransferase, mitochondrial isoform X1, whose translation is MNSLLRIRRPFSFGVSKLRFFCTSLSNATEEEGLSCTGIGTKPSFIHPSAVVHPEAVLGQGVSIGPFCTVGPSVKLGNACKLCPGSHVSGHTELGDDCILMMGAIVGDDLPGRTFIGCNNIIGHHAVLGIKCQDMKYKLGTECFLEIGDNNEIREHASIHRSSRPSDRTVIGDNNLIMGSCHIAHDCKVGNNNIFANNTLLAGHVTVEDYTHTAGASVIHQFCHIGSFSFIGGGSVVSQDVPRYTMVSGERAELRGLNLEGLRRRGFSVLEIKSLRAAYRKIFMPSDGNVRSFEDRLTELEKDAELNQVSAVCYMVKSIRESFAEERRGICKYRSWSGS
- the LOC140818643 gene encoding probable acyl-[acyl-carrier-protein]--UDP-N-acetylglucosamine O-acyltransferase, mitochondrial isoform X2 — protein: MMGAIVGDDLPGRTFIGCNNIIGHHAVLGIKCQDMKYKLGTECFLEIGDNNEIREHASIHRSSRPSDRTVIGDNNLIMGSCHIAHDCKVGNNNIFANNTLLAGHVTVEDYTHTAGASVIHQFCHIGSFSFIGGGSVVSQDVPRYTMVSGERAELRGLNLEGLRRRGFSVLEIKSLRAAYRKIFMPSDGNVRSFEDRLTELEKDAELNQVSAVCYMVKSIRESFAEERRGICKYRSWSGS